The following are from one region of the Corynebacterium hindlerae genome:
- a CDS encoding MFS transporter: protein MTVTATAPSRAATAPEKWRSPKHRLSVYGVVAIMFTAMIFDGYDITVYGAILPTLLAEDHHLGHISPAVAGTLGSYTMLGIMVGALGAGAIGDRIGRRLMMLIAFAWFSVGMAAGALATSVAFFGATRFFTGLALGVITAGGGAVIAEFAPAHRKNMFNAIGYAGIPAGGVLAALFAIWFEDAIGWRGLFLIGATPILFLLPMALIMLPESPRWLTAMGRHDRARAICDKYDFPAEQFTAEQTIVAASGEKKEKIGFGAIFSRTYIVATVLIGIMSFMAIMAVYGLNTWLPQIMKEAGISATSGLYTLVALNFGAAAGALGASKVADMIGPKPVIVFTFSAAALCMFVMPYLVSPLLMYPAIAITGMGVTGTQILIYGMTSNYYPTQARQAGMSWSSGFGRLGGVVGPTLGGVLITSGFGASDAFMIFAVATVIGAICTILIPLKRR, encoded by the coding sequence ATGACCGTAACTGCCACGGCGCCTTCCCGCGCCGCAACCGCCCCTGAAAAGTGGCGCTCGCCGAAGCACAGGCTTTCTGTGTATGGCGTCGTTGCCATCATGTTCACCGCAATGATTTTTGACGGCTACGACATCACCGTCTACGGTGCCATCCTGCCAACCCTGCTTGCAGAAGATCACCACCTCGGACACATCAGCCCCGCTGTAGCCGGTACCCTCGGCTCTTACACCATGCTCGGAATTATGGTCGGCGCACTTGGGGCCGGCGCTATCGGTGACCGCATTGGCCGACGCCTAATGATGCTGATAGCTTTCGCCTGGTTCTCTGTCGGCATGGCAGCCGGTGCGCTGGCTACATCGGTCGCATTTTTCGGTGCGACTCGATTCTTCACCGGACTCGCCCTTGGTGTTATCACAGCCGGGGGCGGAGCTGTGATCGCTGAGTTTGCCCCAGCTCACCGAAAGAACATGTTCAATGCCATTGGCTACGCCGGCATCCCTGCTGGTGGTGTGCTCGCAGCGCTGTTCGCGATCTGGTTCGAGGATGCCATTGGTTGGCGTGGACTCTTCCTTATCGGAGCTACCCCAATTCTCTTCCTCCTTCCGATGGCGCTGATCATGCTCCCGGAATCCCCACGCTGGCTCACCGCCATGGGGCGCCATGACCGTGCCCGTGCTATCTGTGACAAATACGACTTCCCAGCAGAACAATTCACTGCGGAACAAACCATCGTCGCAGCCTCCGGAGAAAAGAAAGAAAAGATCGGCTTCGGGGCAATCTTTTCCCGCACGTACATTGTGGCTACCGTGCTTATCGGCATCATGAGTTTCATGGCCATTATGGCAGTCTACGGACTCAACACGTGGCTACCACAGATCATGAAGGAAGCTGGCATTTCCGCAACCAGCGGCCTCTACACCCTTGTTGCCCTTAATTTCGGTGCCGCAGCCGGAGCGTTGGGAGCCTCCAAGGTGGCGGACATGATCGGCCCGAAACCAGTTATCGTCTTTACCTTCAGTGCTGCAGCCCTATGCATGTTCGTTATGCCATACCTTGTCTCCCCATTACTAATGTACCCGGCCATCGCCATCACTGGCATGGGAGTTACTGGCACTCAGATTTTGATTTACGGTATGACCTCAAACTACTACCCAACCCAGGCTCGTCAGGCTGGAATGTCCTGGTCTTCCGGGTTTGGTCGCCTCGGTGGAGTTGTGGGGCCAACTCTCGGAGGTGTCCTGATCACCTCGGGGTTCGGAGCATCCGATGCCTTCATGATCTTCGCGGTGGCCACCGTGATCGGCGCCATCTGTACCATCCTTATTCCGCTCAAGCGCCGGTAG
- a CDS encoding DNA cytosine methyltransferase: MEKLTSLEICAGAGGQALGLEQAGFSHVAAVEIDADAIETLKLNRDNDSLPPEQRWNVLHKDVHELDGSAYDGIDLFAGGVPCPPFSIAGKQLGQDDERDLFPKALELVESSHPKAVLLENVRGLAGPKFANYRAQIVRRLNHLGYEVIWQVILASEHGVPQLRPRFVLVALQREYAPYFWWPRPKGTPPTVGETLYELMAANGWPGASAWAARADSIGPTLVGGSKKHGGPDLGPTRAREGWAKLGVKGSSIAEEAPGEATPVDEMPRLTVRMAARIQGFPDSWEFYGRKTAAYRQVGNAFPPPVAKALGESIRAALLKDDELLSQAIASSEADGSISLSGPGTGVIRNIL, from the coding sequence ATGGAGAAGCTAACGTCGTTGGAAATTTGCGCCGGGGCCGGTGGCCAAGCACTGGGGCTTGAGCAAGCTGGCTTTTCTCATGTCGCTGCCGTAGAAATCGATGCAGATGCCATCGAGACTCTTAAGCTTAATAGAGATAACGATTCACTCCCCCCTGAACAGAGATGGAATGTCTTGCATAAAGATGTTCATGAACTTGATGGTTCAGCCTATGACGGGATTGACCTATTCGCCGGTGGTGTTCCCTGCCCGCCGTTTTCAATCGCAGGAAAGCAGTTGGGGCAAGACGATGAGCGTGACCTTTTCCCGAAGGCTCTTGAGTTGGTGGAAAGTAGTCACCCCAAGGCGGTGCTGCTAGAAAACGTGCGCGGGCTTGCGGGTCCGAAGTTTGCCAACTATCGAGCGCAGATTGTTCGTCGACTCAATCACCTGGGATATGAAGTCATCTGGCAGGTGATATTGGCATCTGAACATGGAGTTCCACAGCTTCGACCTCGCTTCGTTCTGGTCGCATTACAGCGCGAGTATGCGCCGTATTTCTGGTGGCCGCGTCCGAAAGGAACTCCGCCAACTGTTGGTGAGACTCTATATGAGTTGATGGCAGCAAACGGATGGCCCGGTGCATCGGCTTGGGCGGCAAGAGCTGACAGTATTGGTCCTACTTTGGTTGGTGGTTCGAAGAAGCATGGAGGTCCGGATCTCGGGCCAACTCGTGCTCGGGAAGGCTGGGCAAAGCTGGGTGTGAAGGGATCCAGTATTGCGGAGGAAGCTCCGGGAGAAGCCACTCCGGTTGATGAGATGCCACGCTTGACTGTCAGGATGGCAGCGCGTATCCAAGGGTTTCCAGATAGTTGGGAGTTCTATGGCCGTAAAACAGCTGCATATCGTCAGGTGGGAAACGCCTTTCCTCCGCCTGTTGCCAAAGCGTTGGGAGAGTCAATTCGTGCCGCGCTCTTAAAGGATGATGAGTTACTATCTCAAGCGATTGCGAGTTCGGAAGCTGACGGGTCTATCTCCTTGAGTGGGCCTGGAACGGGAGTTATACGGAATATTCTGTGA
- a CDS encoding NaeI family type II restriction endonuclease, producing the protein MFDSPTDQSAESQLVSLFRSADPHGELLSRVFRETFDQIYDGVHTGRYHWNQLTKTEKTHFGTLIEINIRRAFHHLIQDGDVLDYKIAGIEVDCKFSQKMGSWMIPNEAVGHVAMVCHANDTTSTWSLGFIRITEEILSKGSNRDQKRTITAVNRSKIQWAWLDHPMPKNILLHAPNEIREKILGAPSGQQKINKLFELIQGILIPRGTVATVAQQKDYMKRLRGNGGARSHLRKHGIVILGEYQFHQMLAQILKIPVPHNGDSISVRLYPTDHLNDSDGEVFLEDSWWRIAAPEDPEVIAPSFSHTPSIVERKMMETLKQIRPL; encoded by the coding sequence TTGTTCGATTCACCAACGGATCAAAGTGCGGAAAGTCAGCTTGTCTCACTGTTTCGCTCCGCAGACCCTCACGGAGAGTTGCTGTCACGCGTTTTTCGGGAAACCTTCGACCAAATCTACGATGGCGTTCACACCGGCCGCTATCACTGGAATCAATTAACTAAAACTGAGAAAACCCATTTTGGAACCCTTATTGAAATCAACATCCGGCGAGCCTTCCACCATCTGATTCAAGATGGCGACGTACTGGACTACAAAATTGCTGGAATTGAGGTTGACTGCAAATTTTCCCAAAAAATGGGTTCCTGGATGATCCCAAATGAAGCTGTGGGACATGTTGCAATGGTATGCCACGCGAACGACACCACTTCTACTTGGAGTCTTGGATTCATTCGTATCACAGAAGAGATCCTAAGCAAGGGTTCTAATCGAGATCAGAAACGAACAATCACAGCCGTCAATCGCTCCAAGATACAGTGGGCCTGGCTAGATCATCCGATGCCAAAGAATATCCTTCTACATGCCCCAAACGAAATTAGAGAGAAGATTCTCGGGGCGCCATCAGGCCAGCAAAAGATCAACAAGTTGTTTGAATTAATCCAGGGAATTTTAATCCCTCGCGGAACCGTTGCCACAGTCGCTCAGCAAAAGGACTATATGAAACGTCTACGCGGGAACGGCGGGGCACGCAGCCACCTCCGAAAGCATGGAATTGTTATTCTCGGCGAATATCAATTTCATCAAATGCTCGCACAGATCCTTAAGATTCCAGTTCCCCACAACGGCGACTCCATCTCAGTGCGCCTGTACCCTACCGATCACTTAAATGACAGTGACGGAGAAGTCTTCCTTGAAGACTCCTGGTGGCGTATCGCCGCCCCTGAAGATCCCGAGGTGATTGCTCCGAGTTTCAGTCACACGCCCTCAATTGTAGAAAGAAAAATGATGGAGACATTAAAGCAAATCCGTCCGCTCTAA